A genomic segment from Luteibacter aegosomatis encodes:
- a CDS encoding TonB-dependent receptor plug domain-containing protein, whose protein sequence is MNTNSFRGVPKRTALVVALSTCLLSAAVYAQDAAPDASKSQNLETVTVTGSRIRSVDVETSQPIFTMDQQAIKATGLTNVNDVLARLPSTGTPDITGQNPLANGDGVGGSYVNIRNLGSKRTLVLVNGRRWSTNLSGLTDISTIPVSIIDRIDVLKDGASSIYGSDAIGGVINIVTKQKFDGAEANVYYGTNGKHDGDQKNYEFTWGHSTKDNSIILAATQQETDPLMSNTRSLTRYPQGPRHPNDRLGLTNEGNVFAPDGTSYVLRPGGNAANLGDYDQRDANGYNTQADSTFRSGTKLRNLFITDRYNLTDNVILHATGSYSVRDSSSVVAGYPFSTSSTGLQLSGENAYNPFPGQDVDFARRITEEPRNSYNKDRMAHLDVGAEGFFTFLNHDWNWDATYTYSQSKVKQVYDGNVYLPNAAKALGPTTIIDGQVACANAADRAGGCLPWNIAGGPAAMSPALWQYLGYLATDRATQKTNDFSANVGGGLFDLPGGTVSIAGGIEHRKEQGSFTPDAIDALGLTTNPATQPTNGGYIVNEAYLELDVPLLRDLPGAKELGVNVASRYSHYSNFGSTTNNKYSFRYRPIEDLLVRGTFAEGFRAPSIQDLFQGQAQTFDNYLDPCDAVFGSAAAKPVCAAQGVPANFRQVNQNGQPITSANGDSGQVPFLQGGSTQVKPEKSITRTAGLVYSPHYVQGLDFTLDYYKVEVTNAITNLTANGVLNFCYIQNIPSFCNNVTRDATGTITNLLETPANVGKIQTQGYDFGVHYRLPETSIGTFSIASDSTYLKQYDETAGPGAPARHLVGYQVNQAVATNATAGEFRVRSNLALNWEYKSFGASWTMRYFSGLKDVCVDDFECSNPTAINNDTGTLGVAKKGSVTFNDAQFRYKAPWQGTFSVGINNVFNRKGPLYYDAATSGVPPYNSAFDVDRFFYVSYDQKF, encoded by the coding sequence ATGAATACGAACTCCTTCCGGGGCGTGCCGAAGCGCACCGCTCTTGTCGTTGCTCTGAGCACCTGCCTGCTCTCGGCCGCCGTCTACGCTCAGGACGCCGCTCCCGACGCCAGCAAGTCGCAGAACCTCGAGACCGTCACGGTCACCGGTTCGCGCATCCGCTCGGTGGACGTCGAAACCTCGCAGCCGATCTTCACGATGGATCAGCAGGCGATCAAGGCCACCGGCCTGACCAACGTCAACGACGTGCTGGCCCGCCTGCCCTCCACCGGCACGCCGGACATCACCGGCCAGAACCCGCTCGCCAACGGCGACGGCGTCGGCGGCAGCTACGTCAACATCCGCAACCTCGGTTCCAAGCGCACGCTGGTGCTGGTCAACGGCCGCCGCTGGAGCACCAACCTCTCCGGCCTCACCGACATCTCGACGATTCCGGTCTCCATCATCGACCGCATCGACGTGCTCAAGGACGGCGCCTCCTCGATCTACGGCTCCGACGCGATCGGCGGCGTGATCAACATCGTCACCAAGCAGAAGTTCGACGGCGCCGAAGCCAACGTGTATTACGGCACCAACGGCAAGCACGACGGCGACCAGAAGAACTACGAGTTCACCTGGGGCCACAGCACCAAGGACAACTCGATCATCCTGGCCGCCACGCAGCAGGAAACCGATCCGCTGATGAGCAACACCCGTTCGCTGACGCGCTACCCGCAGGGCCCGCGCCACCCGAACGATCGCCTGGGCCTCACGAACGAAGGCAACGTCTTCGCGCCGGACGGCACCAGCTACGTGCTGCGTCCGGGCGGCAACGCCGCCAACCTCGGCGACTACGACCAGCGCGACGCCAACGGCTACAACACCCAGGCCGACTCCACGTTCCGCTCGGGCACCAAGCTGCGCAACCTGTTCATCACCGACCGTTACAACCTGACCGACAACGTCATCCTGCACGCCACGGGCAGCTACAGCGTGCGCGATTCGTCGAGCGTGGTGGCGGGCTATCCGTTCAGCACCTCGTCCACGGGTCTGCAGCTGTCGGGCGAGAACGCCTACAATCCGTTCCCGGGCCAGGACGTCGACTTCGCCCGCCGCATCACCGAAGAGCCGCGCAACTCCTACAACAAGGACCGCATGGCTCACCTGGACGTGGGCGCGGAAGGTTTCTTCACCTTCTTGAACCACGACTGGAACTGGGACGCGACCTACACCTACTCGCAGTCGAAGGTGAAGCAGGTCTATGACGGCAACGTCTACCTGCCGAACGCCGCGAAGGCCCTCGGCCCGACCACGATCATCGACGGCCAGGTCGCCTGCGCCAACGCCGCCGATCGCGCGGGCGGCTGCCTGCCGTGGAACATCGCCGGCGGTCCGGCCGCCATGAGCCCGGCCCTGTGGCAGTACCTGGGTTACCTCGCCACCGATCGCGCCACGCAGAAGACCAACGACTTCAGCGCCAACGTCGGCGGCGGCCTGTTCGACCTGCCGGGCGGCACGGTCAGCATCGCCGGCGGCATCGAGCATCGCAAGGAACAAGGCAGCTTCACGCCCGACGCCATCGATGCCCTCGGTCTCACCACCAACCCGGCGACCCAGCCGACCAATGGCGGTTACATCGTGAACGAGGCCTACCTCGAGCTCGACGTGCCGCTGCTGCGTGACCTGCCGGGCGCGAAGGAACTGGGCGTCAACGTCGCCAGCCGCTACTCGCACTACAGCAACTTCGGCAGCACCACCAACAACAAGTACAGCTTCCGCTACCGTCCGATCGAAGACCTGCTCGTTCGCGGCACGTTCGCCGAAGGCTTCCGCGCTCCCAGCATCCAGGATCTCTTCCAGGGCCAGGCGCAGACCTTCGACAACTACCTCGACCCGTGCGACGCCGTGTTCGGTTCGGCCGCCGCGAAGCCGGTCTGCGCCGCGCAGGGCGTGCCGGCGAACTTCCGCCAGGTCAACCAGAACGGCCAGCCGATCACCAGCGCCAACGGCGACTCGGGCCAGGTGCCGTTCCTGCAGGGCGGCAGCACCCAGGTGAAGCCGGAGAAGTCGATCACCCGTACCGCGGGCCTGGTCTACAGCCCGCACTACGTGCAGGGCCTGGACTTCACCCTCGACTACTACAAGGTCGAAGTCACCAACGCGATCACCAACCTGACCGCGAACGGCGTGCTGAACTTCTGCTACATCCAGAACATCCCGTCGTTCTGCAACAACGTGACGCGTGATGCCACGGGTACCATCACCAACCTGCTGGAAACCCCGGCCAACGTCGGCAAGATCCAGACCCAGGGCTACGACTTCGGCGTGCACTACCGCCTGCCGGAAACCTCGATCGGTACGTTCTCGATCGCGTCGGACAGCACCTACCTGAAGCAGTACGACGAAACCGCGGGCCCAGGCGCTCCGGCGCGCCACCTGGTGGGTTACCAGGTGAACCAGGCCGTGGCCACCAACGCCACCGCCGGCGAGTTCCGCGTGCGCTCCAACCTGGCGCTGAACTGGGAATACAAGTCGTTCGGCGCGAGCTGGACGATGCGTTACTTCTCGGGCCTGAAGGACGTCTGCGTCGACGATTTCGAGTGCTCCAACCCGACGGCGATCAACAACGACACCGGTACGCTCGGCGTCGCCAAGAAGGGTTCGGTCACTTTCAACGACGCGCAGTTCCGTTACAAGGCGCCGTGGCAGGGCACGTTCTCGGTCGGTATCAACAACGTGTTCAACCGCAAGGGCCCGCTGTACTACGACGCCGCCACCTCGGGCGTGCCGCCGTACAACTCGGCCTTCGACGTGGATCGCTTCTTCTACGTCAGCTACGACCAGAAGTTCTGA